A DNA window from Candidatus Auribacterota bacterium contains the following coding sequences:
- a CDS encoding zinc-dependent peptidase, with protein sequence MRTIARSDVFFHAACAALLAFSIAALAIASLHPAWGLLAVPALAVYASLALRRPLRRMRLVRQPFPSAWREVLLREARFYRCLDPRERQRFERNVRYFLAEQRIEGVEGLEITDEVRVLIAAGPAVLVHGQPEWELPRGHTILMYPGGFDEKFRCARHGPFLGQMHGQGPIILSMEALLEGWRAPGGDNVALHEFAHLLDMKCARATGIPRMLNPVAAGAWLGLIQREMMKVAQHRSVLRAYAAENEAEFFAVAVEHFFERPVELKTRHPELYGALSQFFNQDPAARQ encoded by the coding sequence ATGCGAACGATTGCGAGGAGTGATGTCTTTTTTCACGCCGCGTGTGCCGCGCTCCTCGCCTTCAGCATTGCGGCGCTCGCAATCGCTTCGCTCCATCCCGCATGGGGTCTGCTCGCGGTACCCGCGCTCGCGGTGTATGCCTCACTGGCACTGAGGCGTCCGTTGAGGCGGATGCGGCTCGTGAGGCAGCCCTTTCCTTCCGCCTGGAGGGAGGTGCTCCTCAGGGAGGCGCGCTTTTACCGTTGTCTCGATCCCAGGGAACGCCAGCGCTTCGAACGGAACGTGCGCTACTTCCTCGCCGAGCAGAGGATCGAAGGGGTGGAGGGATTGGAGATCACCGACGAGGTTCGCGTGCTGATCGCCGCCGGTCCCGCGGTGCTCGTCCACGGCCAGCCGGAGTGGGAGTTGCCGAGGGGGCATACGATTCTGATGTATCCCGGGGGCTTCGATGAGAAATTCAGATGCGCGCGGCATGGACCGTTCCTCGGCCAGATGCACGGCCAGGGGCCGATCATTCTCTCGATGGAGGCGCTCCTGGAGGGCTGGCGCGCGCCGGGCGGCGACAACGTCGCGCTGCATGAGTTCGCTCATCTGCTGGATATGAAGTGCGCCCGCGCGACCGGGATACCGAGGATGTTGAATCCGGTGGCCGCGGGAGCCTGGCTCGGCCTGATCCAGCGGGAGATGATGAAGGTTGCGCAGCACCGCTCAGTGCTTCGCGCGTACGCCGCCGAGAACGAGGCCGAATTTTTCGCGGTTGCGGTTGAGCATTTCTTCGAGCGGCCGGTTGAGCTCAAGACGCGCCACCCCGAACTCTACGGGGCGCTCTCGCAGTTCTTTAACCAGGATCCAGCCGCACGGCAGTGA